CTCGGCGTGTCCATCGTCGGCGGCCTGCTGCTCTCGCAGCTGGTCACGCTGTACACCACGCCGGTGATCTACCTGTACATGGAGCGTTTCTCCGACTGGCTGCAGGCGCGTCGTGAGCGCCGCGCGCTGGAACGCGCGCAGACGCGGGGCGCGATGTAACGGCAATGCGCCGGTTCGGCTTCGGCCGCACCGGTGGCAAACACAGGGAGGGGGCGCGGCCGGTTCGGCGCGCCCCCTTCGGCTTTGCCGGAGGGCCGTCATCGTCACCGTTGGCGAACTCCGTGGAACAAGGTGAGATGCAATGACGACGAGAAAACCCCAGGTGTGCGTGCTCGGCAGTGCCGAGCCGGGGTCGAAGGCCTTTGAACTGGCCGGGCAGGCCGGTGCGCTGCTCGCCCGTGCGGGTGTGACCCTGGTCAGCGGCTGCGGCAGCCCTGCCACGCGGCACGCCGCGCAAAGCGCCATCGATGCGGGCGGGCAGGTGCTCAGCATCATCCCCAGCGACACGATGCCCGACGCGGACTGGCCTGCCACCGTGGTGGTGCCTTGTGGCATGGGCGATGCGCGCAACCTGTTGATGGCGCTGGCGGGCGATGCCTGCCTGGTGATTGGCGGACGCGCCGGCACGATCTCCGAAGTGTGTCTGGCATGGCTGCATCACCGGCCCTTGCTGCCGCTGACCGGTTGCGGTGGCTGGTCCGACGGGCTGCTGCAGAACCCGCCGGATGAGCGCGGCAACTCGCCGATCCTGCCGTGGGATTCCGTCGAGACGTTGCAGGTGCAACTGAAATCGCTGGGGTTGATGGAAATTTAGACGTCTAATGTTTGGCGTCTAAGGGACATCTAAGGCCGCCCCGATAACGTGACTTTGCATACCCCTCATCGTCATTCCCGCGGAAGCGGGAATCCAGCGACTTTGCTCGGGCATTGACGGACGCGAAAGGCACTGGATTCCCGCTTCCGCGGGAATGACGGTGAGGTAGAGCCAAGGGCTGCGGTGACCCCGAACGCATCAACCAAATCCGCCGTCATGCGTTCTGCAGTCAATGTGCGGTATATACAGTTACTCGTGCGTGCGCGCTGACATGGTGTGTGCGGCTTCTCTGAACACCCTCGCGCCCCGCGCGTTGTTCCTGGTTTCCTGATGGCATGAACATTTCCGGCCCCTTCATCCGCCGCCCGATCGGCACCTCGCTGCTTGCCATGGGCGTCTTCGCGGTGGGGCTGATCTGCTACGTGCTGCTGGGCGTGGCCGCGCTGCCGAACATGCAGTTCCCGGTGATCTTCGTGCAGGCCCAGCAGGCGGGTGCCAGCGCGAGCACCATGGCCACCACGGTGGCCGCGCCGCTTGAGCGCCACCTGGGTCAGGTGCCGGGCATCGACACCATGCGCTCGTCCAGTTCGCTGGGCAGCACCCAGGTGTTCCTGATGTTCGAGGCGGGACGCAACCTGGATTCGGCCGCGCGCGATGTGCAGGCCGCCATCAATGCCGCGCAGTCGGATCTGCCCAGCGGCCTCAATGCGCCGCCGAGCTACCAGAAGGCCAACCCCAACGACGACCCGATCATTGCTTTCGCGCTGACGTCCGAAACGCAGTCCGCGCGCCAGCTCTACGACGCCGCCGATACCCTGCTTGCGCAGCACCTGCGCCAGCTCGAAGGCGTGTCGGAAGTGGATATCCTCGGCGCGGCTACGCCAGCCATCCGCGTGGATGTGAACCTGCGTCAGCTCAACGCACTGGGCCTGTCGCCCGATCAGCTGCGCAACGCGCTGACGGCCGCCAACGTCACCTCGCCACAGGGCTTCCTGTCCGATGGCAAGACCACCATG
The nucleotide sequence above comes from Dyella telluris. Encoded proteins:
- a CDS encoding Rossmann fold nucleotide-binding protein, coding for MTTRKPQVCVLGSAEPGSKAFELAGQAGALLARAGVTLVSGCGSPATRHAAQSAIDAGGQVLSIIPSDTMPDADWPATVVVPCGMGDARNLLMALAGDACLVIGGRAGTISEVCLAWLHHRPLLPLTGCGGWSDGLLQNPPDERGNSPILPWDSVETLQVQLKSLGLMEI